The sequence ATAATTATGCTTCTTGCTTCCATTAATGGAGTCtttcaacatggtatcagagctttaggaaCTTTCAAGTGTATATATTGATAAGGTCATCACAGATCTCAATCTTGCTCATTACTTGATGTGTGGATCTTGGGTGGTTTATGTATCTTGAAGtgtgggttcatcatgaatggAATCGCAGAGGTTACTAAGAATCAACCAGCTGTAGTACAAACAGTAGATCACAATAATCCCCTTTACATTCATCCATCATATACTCAAGGTTCATCTCTTATCTCGATCCAACTTGCAGGTTCTGAAAATTATTCTCTATGAAGCAAGTTCTTGAAACTGGTTTTACTTAGAAAGAATAAGCTACGTTTTCTACTAGGAACATGTATAAAGGATAAATATCCTGCGCCTATGCATGATCTGTGGGAAAGATGTAATGCAATTGGTCTTGGTCTGATCATGAATTCTGCGTCTAAGGACTTAGTTAGCACTGTAATCTACGGGTCAGATGCTTACAGTGTTTGGGAAGATCTGCGTGAAAGGTTTGATAAGATTAATGCCTCTAGATACTTTTATCAGCACAAAGAGATTGTTACTCTGTGCCAAGGGACTATGTCTATATCTAGCTATTTCTCTCGGTTAAGAGAGCTATGGGATGTACTCGAGACTCTCATTCCTCCTGCATCTTGTTCTTTCCCTGAGTCTAAACAATTTAGTGAACATtttcaattacaaaaattatgaCAGTTCCTAATGGGATTAAATGAGTCTTATGCACATACTAAGTCTCAAGTGTTAATGACAGTTCCGGTGCCAAATGTGAATCAGGCTTATGCAATGATATTGAATGTGGAAAGTCAAAGACTAAATGGTGGTGGCATGGGTTCTTCCTCTAATGACACATCATCAGAAACTGCTCTTATGAGCAATAGAATGCAATCTTATGCTGGTAGTAATAATGGCCACTCAACTGGACTAGGAAGTAGTTAGAGTTTCTCTTCTGGTAATGGTAATAATGGAGGACTCAGGCAGAGGTATGTTGATGGAAGGCCTGGTCAAAATAATGGAAGATCTATTGTTTGATGTGATTTTTGTCATATCAGAGGTCATACTAGAGAAACATGTTATAAACTGCATGGTTATCCCAAGAGGAAAGGAGGAGGACCATCTTCTTAAGCTCATAATGTTGATGCTGATGGTGGAACTCAGATTCCTAATACTGGTTCATCTGAATCTTCTGGTAACATGGGTAATGCTTCAGGTGTACATAGCCAGTCATTGTTCACCCCTGAATAATATTCCCAAATTCTTCAGATGCTTAACAAGGGCAAAGACGTGGATAATGTAGCCAATGTTGCTACTACTTGCACATCAGGTACACTCACAACCTTCATGTTTTCTATGAGTAGTTGTAATTGGATTATTGATACTGGCGCATCAAATCACATGTTTGATCATCTAGATTTATTGACTAAGTGTACAAGTTCTGGTagtaaaattcaaaacaaagtTAACTTACCTACTGGTGGTCAAGCTTTAATAAGTCATATTGGTACATCATTAGTTCTCAAGGATAAAGTAGTAGATGATGTTCTGTTTATTCCAGAGTTCAAATACAATCTTTTGTCAGTATCACAATTGACAAAGCAACTCAACTGCGCTGTGGTATTTTTCCCTGACTTTTGTGTATTTCAAGATCTTTTCAATGGGAGGGTCCTGAGGATTGGTAAAGAAGATCAAGGTCTATATTTGCTTACTTCAGACATCAAACCAAGATCAGTATCTACTGCTGCATGCTCTTTCTTATGTAATAGTCAAAATAGCAATCTTCATAATGCCTATAGTTCCACTAGTTTTACTTTCTCTTTGTTTACAAGTGTATGTTCGACTGGACTTTGGCATAAGAGACTGGGACATGCCCCTATGAAAGTTCTTAATAGAATAAAGTGTACTCATAATATCTCTTTGAAAGATTTTAGTTGTATTGTATGTCCACTTGCTAAACAACCAATGTTACCATTTCTTCATAGTTTGTCTACATCTGAGTCTATATTTGATATTGTACATGCTGATGTATAGGGTTCTTACAGAGTTCAAAATTATGATGGCAAGAGGTATTTCCTAACTTTGGTAGATGATTTATCCAGATACACTTGGATTTTTTTAATGCACAATAAGGCTGATTCCACTGTTATATTGAAGAATTTTGTGTGTATGATAAAAACTCAGTTTGGGGTAAGTATAGAATGTGTGAGGTCAGATAATGGTTCagaatttattaatttctcaAGTAGCTGATATGTTCAAGGAGTATGGAATATtacagcaaagttcttgtgtttACTCTCCTCAACAGAATGGTGTTGTTGAGCGAAAACACAGGTCTATTCTTGACATGGCTCAATCATTGAGGTTTCATGCATCTGTTCCTTTGAAATTTTGGGGTTTCGGTGTGTTGTTGAGCGAAAACACAGGTACTGTGGTTTTACAAGGTTTCTCTCCCTTTGAAAAACTTTATGGTCAACCTCCTACACTTCACCATATGAGAGTGTTTGGCTCTCTATGCTATGCTACTAATCCAAGACATCTAGATAAATTTGCTCCTAGAGTTGTTCCTGCTGTACATATGAGATATTCTTCATCTCAAAAAGGATATATATTGTATGATTTGAGTCTCAAAACTTTCTTTGTCAACAGAGATACAATTTTTAAGGAagatgtattttctttcaaagatCTCAAGTCCTCTCCTACTGCTTCTTTTCCAGTTCTTACTATTACTGATGATTCTGTCCATCAGTCTTCTTCTATTGCATTAGATGTTCCTACAATTACTTCTGGTCCTCATGAACAAAGCCAAGTTAGTGAATGTGTCCTAGATACTGCACTAAGAAGGTCTACAAGAGTCACAAAGCCTCTTGTTTGGTTAGACAATTATATTACTCCCAGTGCCAAGTATGCTTGTCTATATCCTATATCTCACTATGTTTCATACTATAGATTGTCTCCTTCATACAGAGCTTCCCTTGCTGCTTTTTCTGCATTATTTGAACCTAATTCTTATGTAGAGACATGTAAGGATTCTCATTGGGTGGATGCCATGAAGGCTGGGATTACTGCCCTTGAGGATAATTGTACTTTGTCTATTTGCGTCTTCCTCCTTGTAAAGTAACTATTGGGTGTAAGCAggtttttaaaatcaaatataaagcCTCAGGTGAGGTTGAGAGGTACAAAGCCAGGCTGGTTGCGAAAGGGTACAATCAACAACAAGGATTGTATTATTTTGAGACCTTTTCACCTGTGGCAAAAATGGTCACAGTAAGGTCTGTGGTAGCTCTTTTTGCTTCATATGGTTGGCTCTTGTTTCCAATGGATGTGCACAATGCGTTTTTTCGAGGTGATCTTTTTGAAGAAGTTTACATGCAAGTTGCTGATGGGTTTGCCAACTAGGTGGAGTAACATATGGttttcaaacttcaaaaatcCTTATATGGtctaaaacaagctccaagaCAGTGGAACTTGAAACTGATTGAAGCACTGATTAAGATGGGTTTTTGTCAATCTCATTATGACTATTCATTGTTCACAAAAAAAAGTAGGACAAGAGCTTATTTTATTCTTGTATACGTTGATGATCTTTTGATCACTGGAAGCAGTCTTAGTCTTATCCAACAAACCAGGAAAGATATGCAAAATAGattcaagatgaaagatcttagAAAATTTGAAGTATTTTCTTGGTATAGAGTTTTCCAGGACTGCTGATGGTATTCTCATGAATCAAAGAAAGTATGCACTAGGACTTGTTTCTGAACTAGGACTAGCAGGGTGCAAACCTATGGCTACTCCATTAGAATTTAATCACAATTTGACTTCTAATGTGTTTAATGAGTGCACATGCATTAAAAGCAATCCTGAAGACAAACTACTTAAGGACTATAGTAAGTATCAAAGGTTAATAGGGAGGCTGTTATATTCGACTATGACCAGACCTGATATATCATTTGTGGTGCAAGTTCTGAGTCAATATATGGATGCACCAAAACAATCCCACATGGAAGCAGCATTAAGAGTGGTAAGATATGTAAAAGGAACAACAGGGCTTGGGCTGTTTATGCCAAATAAAAAGGAGTCTAAACTTGTAGTTTTTGTGACTTTGACTGGGGGTTTGTGTAGAGACTAGAAAAGCAGTTATTGGATACATAATAAAGTTTGAAGATGCTGTGATTTCCtagaaataaaataagcaaAGCACTGTATCAAGTAGTTCTGCTGAATCAGAGTTTAGAAGTATGGCCACCATAGTTGCTGAAATAGTTTGGTTAAAAAGGTTGTTCAAAGAGTTGGGAATAGAAATCAGAATGCCTGTGAAACTGTTCTGTGATAGTAAAGCTACCATTCAAATAGTAGTTCATCCAACTTTCCGTGAAAGAACTAAGCACTTTGATATGGCCTGTCACTTTGTAAGGGAGAAAATCTTAATGGGACTGATTCAGACTCAGCATATAGGGACCAAATATCAGGAAGCAGATTTACTCAGTAAAGGGTTGTGTAAACCTCAACATGAAGCTTTGGTTGGCAAGCTAAATATTTTCCGAttctcagcttgagggggagtgttgagAACCTATATGCCATGACTAACTAATTGTACACATCAGCAGAattgttagttagttagatGGAATCTTTTAGAGTAGTTAGATATGtaactctatatatatatatatatatatatacgtttacaaaaaaatgtaaaggatatatataaataattttttataagtgAGGGTTCACATGATTTCCATTTTCTCTCTACAACTTTCTTAGTTCTGCTTCTTGCTTCCATTAATGGAGTCTTTCAACAGAACGTGTGATTATGATTGTTTAAGATTTTAGGGTATTTTATTGTTGATATTGACCTTGTAATTATTTCTGGGTATTATCCTAAGGGTGGTAATATGTGGGTAGTCAAGTACTAAGTGAAAAGACTGTCTAGGAAAAATCATTTGGAGTAGGTGATCGTGGTTTTGTTATCCTGTTTATGTTATTGGTGGTTGTTAAATGATTCATTAGTGTTACCTACTTAATGTTGGGCTAGGGAGATGAAAAAAggtgaaaatttaaaagttaactTAATGTCAATCTCATGTAATAAATGTGTTTATTTAGGTATGGAAGTGTGATTATATTCAACGCGAATGTGATGTGTGATTGTCGGTTGGCTCAGGCACCATGCTTGATATATACTAACAAAATACTCGAATACCTTGCTTGGTACAAAATATGTCTTGTTCGATTTGAGTACCACACTTGATACATATTTCATTGACTCAAATACCACACATAgtacatgatatatatatggttGACTTAGATACGACGTAGTACTTGTTACCAATGTTTGACTTGGTACCACACTTGATATAAGTGATTGTTTGTTTGTGTTTTCATGAGTGAACCGGGTTACTCCTTTGTAATGTAATTGTTTCATATTAATCCATGAGCAACCAAAATTTGTGCTTAGGTGTTAAAGAGGTTCTTGTAAAATATCGAGAGTACAAGTTAAACAACGAAGTTGATGTCTTGGGGATCAATCCTTGGGTGGTCAGGGTTACTAGAAATGTGTGATGAGATCATTTGTgggttgttgttgtggttgacATGTCCAATATGGTTGTTGATCAAATTGTTTTAGTAAAAGCCATTGTAGGTGGTTCACTAGGTAAGTTAGGGACTAGGGTGTTGGCATGGTAGCTTTAAGAGAGTAGCATACCAGTTAATAAATTTAGTGGTGGACTTGTATTTAggaatgaacaaaaaatagaaaaagactaGTATTGGTAGACTGAGTAATTTATAATGTCTTTATATAACATAATGGTTAGGTTATGATatggtctgagggtgaaatgacCTAGATGGTGAAGTTGGCAGCGAATTGAGGTTGTGTGTCTTGATATAGAGGTTCCGATGAGTTCAAAGGTAGCATTATGTGACACTAAGGGTTGTGGGTGAGGACATCGGGGTTATAAGTGTATCTCTAagtttcatatttatttgattatttttctgaTATTTTTTGGTGAATTTGAATAAATCGATGATATGTATTGTGTTTACTAATACTATTCTTTCTATGCCACTTGACATAATCTAGTTGCAGTATCAGTGATGTTGCTtaagagaagatgaagatgattcCCGACAGCTTCTACCTCTCTTCccatattttagtattttttctaACAACTTGAAAGCGGTTTTCTAACATACAATATTGATAATgactatttttttgaaaaaaacttttaaTGATTTGTCAAAACTTGAGCCTTTGGATGGAAATAATTTTAAGCGATGGTcacaaaaacttttaattttctttgaacaattagaagttgattatattttatttaaagaaccTTCTATAAATGGTTCTAACACTACTACTGATTCTAGCAATGTTATCACTATTGGCGATGTTGTTaaaaagaagtttgaaaaggatTACTAAACTGTGAGAGGACATTTATTAAATCACATGACTAatcctttatttgatttatttgttaccTATAAATCTGCCAAAGAAATATGAGATAGTTTGGAAAAGAAATATGGTGCTGATGATgcaggaaagaaaaaatatgttgtcAGTCAAtggattaaattttaaatcattgATAATAAGCCAATAATGAAACAAGTTCACGAATATGAGAACTTGACTGCTGATGTTCTCAACGAGGACATGAAGATATGTGAGATATTTCAGGCTAATGTTCTGCTTGAAAAATTTTCACCATCTTGGAGTGATTATAG comes from Solanum pennellii chromosome 1, SPENNV200 and encodes:
- the LOC107024413 gene encoding uncharacterized protein LOC107024413, encoding MHDLWERCNAIGLGLIMNSASKDLVSTVIYGSDAYSVWEDLRERFDKINASRYFYQHKEIVTLCQGTMSISSYFSRLRELWDFLMGLNESYAHTKSQVLMTVPVPNVNQAYAMILNVESQRLNGGGMGSSSNDTSSETALMSNRMQSYAGSNNGHSTGLGSS